The DNA region TGTGCTGCATTTAGGCGATTTGTATTTTAAGGAGGGTTGGCAACATCTTCCAAAACTTGCAGGTAAAAAGAGACTGCTTGTAGGCAATAACGACTTGAAAAAATACGTCCGCTTAAAGAAAATTGAAGATTGGAGCATTTGCAAAAAAGTTAAGCTCAAAATCGAAAATAAGAAAAAGATTTTTAGCAAGCTTGAAGCCAAATGGGGTAAAAGTGCGTTAAAAGATGAATTGCTCAATGCTGTTGTAATTGATTTGGGGGCTGAGAGGATAATGTTCAGCCATTTTCCTGTGATGGATAGAAAGAAAAATGATCGTTATGCTCCCACTAGAGATGTGCTTGATGATTTATATCGACTTTGTGATTGTTCGCTTAATATTCA from Helicobacter sp. 12S02232-10 includes:
- a CDS encoding metallophosphoesterase codes for the protein MKFCLNMDTFVISDTHFGHKAILKKEPLRKTFAKERGFKDFDLCSVMLWNSAVGKDDFVLHLGDLYFKEGWQHLPKLAGKKRLLVGNNDLKKYVRLKKIEDWSICKKVKLKIENKKKIFSKLEAKWGKSALKDELLNAVVIDLGAERIMFSHFPVMDRKKNDRYAPTRDVLDDLYRLCDCSLNIHGHTHSRNTKNPFCLNMSGENVGFVPIRIRDVLSIRP